A region of Acidisarcina sp. DNA encodes the following proteins:
- a CDS encoding energy transducer TonB, translating to MTSRLLTLLAASLLSLPVAGFAQVTKTTLPQPAPSQAAQAPLVFKGITEDQIRAQLNGKLLFLRGFYLDDNLKFNENGQLIGSSRKGSFTLCAVDIKKIHLTKHDLELEGDRYGLHFYGALPYEDESKPFDRVRLTGKKSRSVKISIERELVVIPKVKKPKKGDAKLQAKAATPGKPTTPGEAAASDSTASEDATASKPTPTLTAVDVAPETSTQTDPGNSNGRTTTSSPAHSAKLLEGALANIFADRIDEKMMATLPDYWQFYYQEKVNRKEFKPADPSVQRVGGEVSAPRLLNGLEPGSNEFAQANGIAGLTVFRTVVDKQGKPTEIAIARPIGFGLDEKAVEAIRNSRFKPATKDGEPVPAMVDVVVTFRIYSNRTRGGQVAEPGIKPAMAENTAPPTNGARPGNGR from the coding sequence TTGCCGGCTTTGCGCAAGTTACCAAGACCACTCTCCCACAGCCGGCTCCCTCTCAGGCAGCCCAGGCCCCGCTCGTCTTCAAGGGCATTACTGAGGACCAGATCCGCGCCCAACTCAATGGTAAGTTACTGTTTCTGCGCGGCTTCTACCTGGACGACAACCTCAAGTTCAATGAGAATGGGCAGCTCATAGGATCGTCTCGAAAGGGGTCCTTTACCCTCTGCGCTGTCGATATCAAGAAGATCCACCTGACCAAGCACGATCTGGAGCTCGAGGGAGACCGCTATGGATTGCACTTCTACGGCGCCCTTCCGTATGAGGATGAGTCCAAGCCCTTTGACCGCGTTCGCCTGACAGGCAAGAAGTCCCGCTCCGTCAAGATATCGATTGAGCGCGAGCTGGTCGTGATCCCCAAAGTGAAGAAGCCGAAGAAGGGGGATGCCAAGTTGCAGGCGAAGGCCGCGACGCCCGGGAAACCCACCACCCCAGGCGAGGCCGCCGCTTCCGACAGCACCGCCTCCGAAGACGCCACTGCCAGCAAGCCAACTCCCACGCTGACTGCGGTAGATGTCGCGCCCGAGACTTCGACCCAGACCGATCCGGGAAATTCCAATGGCCGCACCACGACGTCCTCGCCCGCGCACAGCGCGAAGTTGCTGGAGGGAGCGCTGGCCAATATTTTTGCCGATCGCATCGACGAGAAGATGATGGCGACCCTGCCCGACTACTGGCAGTTCTACTACCAGGAAAAAGTGAACCGGAAGGAATTCAAGCCCGCTGATCCCAGCGTGCAGCGGGTTGGCGGCGAAGTCTCCGCTCCCCGGCTGCTGAATGGCCTCGAACCCGGCTCCAATGAGTTTGCCCAGGCAAATGGAATTGCCGGCCTCACCGTGTTTCGCACCGTCGTCGACAAACAGGGAAAGCCCACCGAAATCGCAATCGCCCGTCCCATTGGTTTCGGTTTGGACGAGAAGGCAGTGGAAGCGATTCGCAACTCCCGCTTCAAGCCTGCAACCAAGGACGGCGAGCCCGTTCCAGCCATGGTGGATGTAGTGGTTACGTTCCGCATCTACTCCAACCGCACACGGGGAGGACAAGTGGCTGAGCCGGGAATCAAGCCAGCCATGGCCGAGAATACTGCCCCGCCAACCAACGGAGCCAGGCCCGGAAATGGCAGGTAA
- a CDS encoding electron transfer flavoprotein subunit beta/FixA family protein has protein sequence MKILVCIKQVPQKDAPLKLNDSGTWIREDVSYEVNEPDAYALEEALRQKEKHGGEVVVVTAGPARSQQVLREALAKGADRAIHLEDDRFATLDSTNTARAIAAAISGEEFDLVVTGLQSDDYGAAQTGVLLAEILGWPHATIIIGIEKTGSGVRLKRELEAGHYQFIDMPLPAVLTIQSGINKLRYATLIGIKQAKMKPMRKVTYSEVEAKLSGNRQQIERLYVPVKQKKTEMLEGAPPEVARKLVEQLRNTVHVI, from the coding sequence ATGAAGATCCTGGTATGCATCAAGCAGGTTCCGCAGAAGGACGCGCCCCTCAAGCTCAACGACTCCGGCACATGGATACGGGAGGATGTCTCCTACGAGGTCAACGAACCGGACGCCTACGCCCTTGAAGAGGCTCTCCGCCAGAAGGAGAAGCATGGCGGGGAGGTCGTGGTCGTCACGGCAGGTCCGGCCCGCTCCCAGCAGGTGCTGCGCGAGGCGCTGGCCAAGGGCGCTGACCGGGCCATCCACCTGGAAGACGATCGTTTTGCCACGCTGGACTCCACCAACACCGCGCGCGCGATTGCCGCGGCAATCTCCGGTGAAGAATTCGACCTGGTGGTTACGGGATTGCAGTCCGACGACTACGGCGCTGCGCAGACCGGCGTGTTGCTGGCGGAGATCCTGGGATGGCCGCATGCGACCATCATCATCGGGATTGAAAAAACCGGCTCCGGCGTGCGCCTGAAGCGCGAACTTGAGGCGGGCCACTACCAGTTCATCGATATGCCGCTGCCCGCCGTGCTTACCATCCAGAGCGGCATCAACAAACTACGCTACGCCACCCTGATCGGCATTAAGCAGGCGAAGATGAAGCCCATGCGCAAGGTGACCTATAGCGAAGTGGAAGCAAAGCTTAGCGGCAACCGGCAGCAGATCGAGCGCCTGTACGTCCCGGTAAAACAGAAAAAGACAGAGATGCTGGAGGGCGCCCCCCCCGAGGTGGCCAGGAAACTGGTTGAGCAGCTGCGCAACACGGTTCACGTGATTTAA
- a CDS encoding electron transfer flavoprotein subunit alpha/FixB family protein: MADSIFVVAEQREGKLNRTSFETIAAAQAISKETGWPVEVVVVGENLDAAAAELATRNVARVYALEAPALAAYTSDAYVYALKNFFAEKQPKLVLLPHTYQVRDFAPRLALALDRTLISDSVGYKYEGGKLLFTRQMFQGKFAADVSFVGEAPWLATLQIGAFRGDLAEPGSAAVEKVTASVAEAAPRVVPHEIFQEEKQAVDLSQAEVIVAVGRGIKEQKNIALAEELAEVLGGELAASRPICDNGWLPLDRQVGSSGQTVAPKLYVALGISGAIQHIVGMKGSRTIVAINKDAEAPIFEIADIGIVGNLFDIVPAVTAEIKKARAGA; this comes from the coding sequence ATGGCAGATAGCATTTTCGTTGTTGCGGAGCAGCGGGAAGGCAAGCTGAACCGCACTTCTTTTGAGACCATTGCCGCAGCGCAGGCCATAAGCAAAGAAACAGGTTGGCCGGTCGAAGTAGTCGTCGTGGGAGAAAACCTCGACGCGGCCGCAGCCGAGCTCGCCACCAGGAACGTTGCTCGCGTGTATGCACTCGAAGCTCCCGCCCTGGCCGCCTACACCTCGGACGCCTACGTCTATGCGTTGAAGAATTTTTTCGCGGAGAAACAGCCGAAACTGGTACTGCTGCCGCACACCTACCAGGTGCGCGATTTTGCCCCGCGCCTCGCGCTGGCTCTCGATCGCACGCTTATTTCGGACTCTGTCGGTTACAAATACGAAGGTGGGAAACTGCTCTTCACGCGGCAGATGTTTCAAGGTAAATTCGCGGCAGACGTCTCCTTCGTGGGCGAGGCTCCCTGGCTGGCGACGCTGCAAATCGGCGCGTTTCGCGGAGATCTCGCCGAGCCCGGCTCCGCCGCCGTGGAAAAAGTAACAGCTTCGGTTGCAGAAGCCGCTCCCCGCGTCGTACCCCACGAAATCTTCCAGGAAGAGAAGCAGGCCGTCGATCTCTCGCAGGCGGAGGTCATCGTCGCCGTGGGCCGCGGCATCAAGGAGCAGAAGAACATCGCTCTCGCTGAGGAGTTGGCCGAAGTGCTGGGTGGTGAACTGGCGGCCTCGCGCCCTATCTGCGACAACGGATGGCTTCCACTCGATCGTCAGGTGGGAAGCTCCGGCCAGACGGTCGCGCCCAAGCTGTACGTCGCCCTCGGCATCAGCGGCGCCATCCAGCACATCGTCGGCATGAAGGGTTCCCGCACCATTGTCGCGATCAACAAGGACGCGGAGGCTCCCATCTTTGAGATTGCGGATATCGGCATTGTCGGCAACCTCTTCGACATCGTGCCCGCCGTGACTGCGGAGATAAAGAAGGCCAGGGCGGGAGCATAG
- a CDS encoding electron transfer flavoprotein-ubiquinone oxidoreductase translates to MIHFRKPLEGIERPQMEADVVIVGGGPAGMACALRLSQLIDAHNAAHPDAPLAKDNIYLLEKAREVGQHCLSGALLDPRSMRELLPGFESEAPIDGEVTKESVWFLTEKGQHKLPIVPPPLRDHGNYVISINRFVKWLGQKVEEAGITVFTGFAASELLFDDLSVSGRVIGVRTDDKGVDKEGRPKANFEPGYDLRAKITVLAEGSRGSCARQLIERQKLEDPEHAQTYGVGIKELWEIPAGRVAPGEVIYTMGYPLTTHEYGGAWIYGVSGGNGNTLVSVGYAVSLDYEDPRTDPHHVFQDFKLHPFARHILEGGKMTRYGAKSFPYGGWLTMPRLAGDGWMLLGDSASFLNSQRLKGIHLAIKSGMLAAETAFDALLSGNTSASQLGDYKHRVDRSWIREELYPVRNFHQAFEYGLVDGLARVAVQQVLGGKNLGPDFCNTAGYLHMKHADELSIWGDKRAHFLGNAKGDGKLTFDRLTDVYHSGTRHEDDQPTHLVISDLNICNNTCVKEFGNPCQYFCPAAVYEMVEEAAPATNGESPGSAASSKPSKQLHINFANCVHCKTCDIMDPYQIITWVPPEGGGGPNYDGM, encoded by the coding sequence ATGATCCACTTTCGCAAACCGCTTGAAGGCATCGAACGCCCGCAGATGGAGGCTGACGTCGTCATCGTTGGCGGCGGTCCGGCGGGCATGGCCTGCGCGTTGCGCCTCTCGCAATTGATTGACGCACACAATGCAGCGCACCCCGACGCGCCTCTCGCCAAAGACAATATCTATCTGCTGGAGAAGGCCAGAGAAGTGGGCCAGCACTGTCTCTCCGGAGCGCTGCTCGATCCGCGTTCCATGCGCGAACTGCTGCCTGGCTTTGAGAGCGAAGCGCCGATCGATGGCGAGGTGACGAAGGAATCCGTCTGGTTTTTGACAGAGAAGGGCCAGCACAAACTGCCCATCGTCCCGCCGCCGCTACGCGATCACGGCAACTACGTGATCTCCATCAACCGCTTCGTCAAGTGGCTGGGGCAGAAGGTGGAAGAAGCCGGCATCACGGTGTTCACGGGCTTTGCCGCATCGGAATTGCTCTTCGACGATCTCTCCGTCTCCGGGCGCGTCATCGGCGTGCGCACCGACGACAAGGGCGTGGACAAGGAGGGCCGCCCCAAGGCGAACTTTGAGCCGGGTTACGATCTGCGCGCGAAGATTACCGTGCTGGCCGAGGGCTCGCGTGGCTCCTGTGCACGACAGTTGATTGAGCGGCAGAAGCTCGAAGATCCCGAACACGCGCAGACTTACGGCGTCGGCATCAAGGAGTTGTGGGAGATTCCCGCAGGCCGCGTCGCCCCGGGCGAAGTGATCTACACCATGGGCTATCCGCTCACCACGCATGAGTATGGCGGCGCGTGGATCTATGGAGTCAGCGGCGGAAACGGGAACACGCTCGTATCCGTCGGATACGCCGTCAGCCTGGATTACGAAGACCCGCGCACGGATCCGCACCACGTCTTTCAGGACTTCAAGCTGCATCCTTTCGCACGCCATATTCTCGAAGGCGGCAAGATGACGCGCTATGGCGCGAAGAGCTTTCCCTACGGAGGATGGCTCACCATGCCGCGGCTCGCCGGCGATGGCTGGATGCTGCTGGGAGACTCCGCCAGCTTTCTGAATTCGCAGCGCCTGAAGGGCATCCATCTCGCGATCAAATCCGGAATGCTGGCGGCGGAGACAGCCTTTGACGCTTTGCTGAGCGGCAATACATCAGCGTCGCAACTCGGCGACTATAAACATCGCGTCGATCGAAGCTGGATTCGCGAAGAGCTGTATCCTGTGCGGAATTTTCATCAGGCCTTCGAATACGGATTGGTGGATGGCCTTGCCAGGGTGGCCGTTCAACAGGTGCTGGGAGGAAAGAACCTCGGACCCGACTTCTGCAACACGGCCGGATACCTGCACATGAAGCATGCCGACGAGTTGAGCATCTGGGGCGACAAACGCGCGCACTTTCTGGGCAACGCCAAGGGAGATGGCAAGCTCACCTTTGACCGGCTGACGGACGTCTACCACTCCGGCACACGCCACGAAGACGACCAGCCCACCCACCTGGTCATCTCGGATCTGAACATTTGTAACAATACCTGTGTCAAAGAGTTCGGAAACCCCTGCCAGTACTTCTGCCCGGCAGCGGTATACGAAATGGTGGAAGAGGCTGCTCCTGCGACGAATGGCGAATCGCCGGGCAGTGCTGCTTCGTCAAAGCCGTCGAAGCAGCTCCATATCAATTTCGCCAACTGCGTGCATTGCAAGACCTGCGACATCATGGACCCCTACCAGATCATCACCTGGGTTCCACCCGAAGGCGGCGGAGGGCCAAATTACGACGGCATGTAA
- the moaA gene encoding GTP 3',8-cyclase MoaA, whose amino-acid sequence MSTPAYSAATTSSSLPKQRLTDSHGRAITDLRVSITDRCNYKCVYCRTGNEGAQYAELPIADYLRLIRVFVSLGIEKVRLTGGEPLLRKGLLDLVRELAGLRTSFSPEGDRLGQAEGRPLDIAVTTNGHLLAELAQPLKDAGLSRVTVSMDAVDPATFARITRVPKSFEQVLAGLRAAKRAGLAPVKVNCVLLRGFNEDQIPGFARFAREEGVVVRFIEFMPLEEDRLWTPATVVPIAEVIERLSHFRPVVALEPTHASETACRYTFDDGIGEVGIIAPVSQAFCGQCSRVRLTSDGKIRTCLFSQSDHDLYGVVRRGGTDAEVADFIVSTIVKKEARHHIGEPGFLKPSRSMVHIGG is encoded by the coding sequence ATGTCTACACCAGCCTATAGCGCGGCGACGACGTCTTCTTCCCTGCCGAAGCAGCGGCTCACGGATAGCCACGGCCGCGCGATCACGGATCTCCGCGTTTCGATCACCGACCGCTGCAACTACAAGTGCGTCTATTGCCGAACCGGCAACGAAGGGGCGCAGTACGCCGAGCTGCCCATCGCCGATTATCTCCGGCTCATCCGCGTCTTTGTGTCGCTGGGGATTGAGAAGGTCCGGCTCACCGGCGGCGAGCCTCTGTTGCGCAAGGGGCTGCTGGATCTGGTCCGCGAGCTGGCCGGTTTACGCACGAGCTTCTCCCCTGAGGGTGACCGGCTCGGGCAGGCAGAGGGCCGTCCTCTGGATATCGCCGTCACCACCAACGGCCATCTGCTGGCCGAGCTGGCCCAGCCGCTGAAGGATGCTGGCCTGTCGCGGGTTACCGTCAGCATGGACGCGGTCGATCCTGCCACCTTCGCCCGCATCACCCGCGTTCCCAAAAGCTTTGAGCAGGTATTGGCCGGACTGCGTGCGGCAAAGCGCGCTGGCCTCGCTCCCGTCAAAGTAAATTGCGTGCTGCTGCGAGGCTTTAACGAAGACCAGATTCCGGGGTTTGCCCGATTCGCCCGGGAAGAGGGCGTCGTGGTCCGCTTTATTGAGTTCATGCCGCTTGAAGAGGATCGGCTCTGGACGCCCGCCACAGTGGTTCCCATCGCGGAAGTGATTGAGCGATTGAGCCATTTCCGCCCCGTCGTAGCGCTGGAGCCCACCCACGCCAGCGAGACCGCCTGCCGCTATACCTTCGACGATGGCATCGGAGAGGTGGGCATCATCGCTCCGGTATCGCAGGCCTTCTGTGGGCAGTGCAGCCGCGTTCGCCTGACGTCCGATGGAAAGATCCGCACCTGCCTCTTTTCCCAGTCGGACCACGACCTGTATGGCGTCGTACGCCGCGGGGGAACGGACGCCGAAGTTGCTGATTTCATTGTGTCAACCATTGTGAAGAAGGAAGCGCGCCACCATATCGGCGAGCCTGGATTCCTGAAGCCCTCGCGGAGCATGGTGCACATAGGCGGTTAA
- a CDS encoding sensor domain-containing diguanylate cyclase, producing the protein MNEMGANPKPLPGDGPLHDLMVFHNVARALTSSLDRDSILRAIMQQMERFFQPDTWSVLLVDEDRKDLFYAVTVGNPDPKLDEKRIRIGEGIAGWVAQHGETLIVPELGQDPRFISETEAISTGVRTVVCIPLRSRSRTLGVIQLFNCRLDRLTDYTISFLHVLCDYAAIAVENSRSMERIQELTITDDCTGLYNVRHLYTTLGKEIERARRFKDQFSLIFIDLDHFKEVNDRYGHLSGSRLLAEIGQRVRSQVRSVDSAFRYGGDEFVVLLPGTRKFEATQTAQRLWQSLRSADYLASEGLHLRISASFGVATFPEDGYSIHEVIGAADETMYMVKNARRDAVGIAGNPTLFNLLPEI; encoded by the coding sequence ATGAACGAGATGGGTGCCAACCCCAAGCCGCTGCCGGGAGACGGTCCGCTTCACGACCTGATGGTCTTCCACAACGTGGCACGCGCGCTCACGTCATCGCTCGATCGCGACTCCATTCTTCGGGCCATCATGCAGCAGATGGAGCGCTTTTTTCAGCCGGATACATGGTCCGTCCTGCTGGTGGACGAGGACAGGAAAGATCTTTTCTATGCCGTGACCGTGGGCAATCCCGATCCAAAGCTGGACGAGAAGCGCATCAGGATCGGAGAGGGCATCGCCGGCTGGGTCGCCCAGCATGGAGAGACGCTGATTGTCCCGGAACTTGGTCAGGACCCACGCTTTATCTCCGAAACAGAGGCCATCTCGACGGGAGTACGAACGGTTGTGTGCATCCCATTGCGCTCCCGTTCGCGTACGCTTGGCGTGATTCAGCTCTTCAACTGCCGCCTGGACAGGCTGACGGATTACACGATTTCGTTCCTGCACGTGCTCTGCGACTATGCAGCCATCGCGGTCGAAAATTCCCGTTCCATGGAGCGCATCCAGGAGCTGACCATTACCGACGACTGCACAGGGCTGTATAACGTGCGCCATCTCTACACCACCTTGGGCAAGGAGATTGAGCGCGCCCGGCGATTCAAGGATCAGTTCAGTTTGATCTTCATCGATCTGGACCACTTTAAGGAAGTCAACGACAGGTATGGACATCTTTCAGGGAGCCGCCTGCTCGCCGAGATAGGCCAGCGCGTACGCTCGCAGGTCCGTTCCGTCGATTCCGCCTTCCGCTATGGAGGGGATGAGTTCGTGGTGCTGCTGCCGGGTACACGGAAGTTCGAAGCCACGCAGACTGCCCAGCGGTTGTGGCAGTCGCTGCGATCGGCGGATTATCTCGCCAGCGAAGGTCTGCACCTCAGGATCTCGGCAAGCTTCGGGGTGGCAACCTTCCCCGAGGACGGCTACTCCATTCACGAAGTCATCGGGGCTGCGGACGAGACGATGTACATGGTAAAAAATGCTCGTCGGGATGCTGTCGGCATTGCCGGCAATCCAACTCTGTTCAATCTCTTACCTGAGATCTAA
- a CDS encoding TonB-dependent receptor: MPFHRYHFLFLILIFGALFSTAALAQSTGTSGSVAGVVTDSTGAVIPGASVQIQNPVTGFSRSVSTDAAGAFTIPNVAYGNYRLQVSQPGFSTASDNISIHSPVATSHNFSLQVSTTSTTVTVDADNSDIVENDPSAHTDLDRSLMDKLPMLSTSSALSSAITLASPGVTADSNGMFHPLGEHSDTSYSVDGQPISDQQSKTFSNQVSMNSIQSLEVISGVVPAEYGDKASLVARTTTRSGLGATKPTGNLSFNYGSYGSSTLSAGLGIGGTKYGNFLALDGMNSGRFLDPPEFQIKHARGNSESIFDRVDFAPSSSDSLHLNVSGARSWFQVPNQYDQEAMGQDQRSQIFSFNLAPFWTHIFSQNALLSVNPYLRQDNAHYYPSRDVFHDTPATLAQDRALRNLGIKVDYSYSHGIHNIKTGFDVNHTFLHEGFAVGITSPSYNAVCFDASGSAVTDPSITEPSQCAAHGDVANPGFQAGLLPYDLTRGGKLFDFRGYTDVKQEAFYFQDNVTWHNWQFLLGLRDDNYNGLTHRTMLQPRLGATYQLKPTGTVLRLGYGRLMPTPYNENLVLSSSTGGGGLGQNAGAFGEKALTPASRNQFNAGLEQGFGRHLVLDGDYFWKFTRGDYDFDVLLNTPLTFPIQWRKSKIDGWDLRLSLTPYHGFTAYSVMGHSRARFFGPESGGILFNNPTGLASYAPFRIDHDQKFEQTTHFQFQPRPTGGWYAFTWRYESGLVAGNAPYAANTSDPVDLTYLTADQQSQIKLSCGGQRATLSAPLTSCSPNQLSSPLISLPSPGTENADRNPPRIAPRNLVDMAAGWDNLFHRDKYKTNLSFTVTNLTNKVALYNFLSTFSGTHFVPSRAYSMSLALSF; this comes from the coding sequence ATGCCGTTCCATCGGTATCATTTTCTATTCTTGATTTTGATTTTTGGCGCGCTATTTTCTACCGCAGCCCTGGCGCAGTCCACGGGCACCTCGGGCAGTGTCGCCGGAGTGGTCACAGACTCCACCGGAGCCGTAATCCCAGGAGCCAGCGTACAGATTCAAAACCCGGTGACCGGCTTTTCCCGAAGCGTCTCCACCGATGCCGCCGGAGCGTTCACCATCCCCAACGTAGCTTATGGAAACTACCGTCTCCAGGTAAGCCAGCCGGGTTTTTCCACCGCGTCGGACAACATAAGCATCCACAGCCCCGTGGCCACGAGCCACAACTTCTCCCTTCAGGTCAGCACGACATCCACGACTGTTACGGTGGACGCGGACAACTCGGACATCGTCGAGAATGACCCCAGCGCGCATACCGACCTCGATCGCTCCCTCATGGATAAGCTGCCGATGTTGAGCACCAGTTCGGCACTGAGTTCGGCGATTACTCTTGCCAGCCCCGGCGTCACCGCCGACTCCAATGGAATGTTCCATCCACTCGGCGAACACTCCGATACCAGCTATAGCGTGGATGGGCAGCCGATCAGCGATCAGCAGAGCAAGACCTTCTCCAATCAGGTTTCGATGAACTCGATCCAGTCTCTGGAGGTGATCTCGGGCGTGGTTCCGGCGGAGTATGGCGATAAAGCCAGCCTGGTTGCGCGGACAACCACCCGTTCCGGCCTGGGCGCGACGAAACCAACCGGCAATCTCTCCTTCAATTACGGATCGTATGGCTCGAGCACCCTGAGCGCGGGCCTGGGAATTGGCGGAACGAAGTATGGCAATTTTCTGGCATTGGACGGAATGAACAGCGGCCGTTTTCTCGACCCGCCGGAGTTCCAGATCAAGCACGCCAGGGGAAACAGCGAGTCCATCTTCGACCGGGTTGACTTTGCTCCATCCAGTAGCGATTCCCTGCACCTGAACGTGAGCGGCGCGCGATCCTGGTTTCAGGTTCCCAACCAGTACGATCAGGAAGCCATGGGCCAGGACCAGCGCTCGCAAATCTTCAGCTTCAATCTCGCGCCGTTCTGGACCCACATCTTCAGCCAGAATGCCCTGTTGAGCGTCAATCCCTACCTGCGCCAGGACAATGCGCACTACTACCCCAGCAGAGACGTCTTTCACGACACGCCGGCCACCCTGGCTCAGGACCGCGCGCTGAGAAACCTCGGCATCAAGGTGGACTACTCCTACTCCCACGGCATTCACAACATCAAGACCGGCTTCGATGTGAATCACACATTTCTGCATGAGGGCTTTGCCGTAGGAATCACGAGCCCCAGCTATAACGCGGTGTGCTTCGATGCCTCCGGCAGCGCCGTTACGGACCCCAGCATCACCGAACCATCCCAGTGCGCCGCCCATGGCGATGTCGCCAACCCAGGATTTCAGGCTGGCCTGCTGCCCTACGACCTGACCCGAGGCGGAAAGCTCTTCGATTTTCGCGGATACACCGACGTGAAGCAGGAGGCTTTCTACTTCCAGGACAACGTGACGTGGCACAACTGGCAGTTCCTGCTCGGACTCCGCGACGATAACTACAATGGCCTGACGCACCGCACGATGCTGCAGCCGCGCCTGGGAGCCACCTACCAGTTAAAGCCCACCGGCACCGTTCTCCGCCTCGGATATGGCAGGCTGATGCCGACGCCCTACAACGAGAACCTCGTCCTCTCCAGCAGCACGGGAGGCGGCGGCCTGGGCCAGAACGCCGGCGCGTTTGGCGAGAAGGCATTGACCCCAGCCAGCCGCAACCAGTTCAATGCAGGGTTGGAGCAGGGCTTCGGCAGGCATCTCGTCCTCGACGGCGACTACTTCTGGAAGTTCACCCGGGGAGACTATGACTTCGATGTGCTCCTGAATACTCCGCTGACCTTCCCGATTCAGTGGCGTAAATCGAAGATCGATGGCTGGGACCTGCGCCTGAGCCTGACCCCGTATCACGGATTCACAGCCTACTCCGTCATGGGACACTCGCGGGCGCGGTTCTTCGGGCCGGAGTCGGGCGGCATCCTCTTCAACAATCCAACAGGTCTGGCATCCTACGCTCCCTTCCGCATCGATCACGATCAGAAGTTCGAGCAGACCACCCACTTCCAGTTCCAGCCCCGGCCGACTGGCGGCTGGTACGCCTTTACCTGGCGTTATGAGAGCGGTCTGGTAGCCGGCAACGCGCCTTACGCCGCCAACACCAGCGACCCGGTAGACCTGACCTACCTGACGGCGGATCAGCAGAGCCAGATCAAGCTCTCCTGCGGTGGCCAGCGAGCCACCCTGAGCGCACCGCTCACCAGTTGCTCGCCCAACCAGCTCTCGTCCCCGCTGATTAGCCTTCCGTCACCCGGAACCGAGAATGCGGACCGCAATCCACCGCGCATCGCTCCACGCAACCTCGTCGACATGGCGGCGGGCTGGGATAACCTCTTCCATCGCGATAAGTACAAGACCAACCTGAGCTTTACGGTGACCAATCTGACCAACAAGGTGGCGCTGTACAACTTCCTCTCCACCTTCAGCGGAACCCATTTCGTGCCGTCACGCGCCTACAGCATGTCTCTCGCGCTGAGTTTCTAG